A window from Plasmodium cynomolgi strain B DNA, chromosome 7, whole genome shotgun sequence encodes these proteins:
- a CDS encoding S1/P1nuclease (putative) produces MTEASKWALHKYLLPLLVILLTWGDGKTRVSCFNGEGHEAIGMVAMSGIKSEQLYELKKLLSGKDIVDIGKWGHLVHDKIKGAESMHFNLQSNDCKKAVFKCENENGLCLINSIKHFYGRLAGGHSGKQPAKESAGEPTGQSSEQSSGEPSEQPTGQSSEQPTGQPSEQPTEQDASNSAPPGEKAIPFKYPKNIAFTDADSLKYLVSLIADMHQPLRIAYRYDNGGKDIKVIHHDDYKTVKTNLFDYMESELINKMINRYQSAWYGGWTHVNRLFDEHKKDEKLFSEKGINAIDIWGEQIVNEFCSEFYLNSYVTNFMVGKDNELHFDTSKEIEITYDLEFHLERLLKVNILRAGSRIAIVLNSLFANRKFSSLRKKSEFDRVEYEQLERHKTASVYKKNAIFINLAIIFIVLAVILYFNFIFNRKNKMYLPSKTEEVELQAKCN; encoded by the exons ATGACGGAGGCGTCAAAATGGGCCCTGCACAAGTACCTGCTTCCCCTTCTAGTCATTTTGCTCACCTGGGGCGATGGGAAGACCAGGGTAAGCTGCTTCAACGGAGAGGGTCATGAGGCCATAGGGATGGTCGCCATGTCGGGGATAAAGAGCGAGCAGCTGTACGAACTAAAGAAATTGTTAAGCGGAAAGGACATAGTAGATATTGGGAAATGGGGGCACCTGGTCcatgacaaaataaaaggagcGGAGTCTAtgcattttaatttacaaaGCAACGATTGCAAGAAGGCCGTCTTTAAgtgcgaaaatgaaaatggtTTATGCCTGATCAACTCGATAAAGCACTTCTACGGGCGGTTGGCTGGCGGTCACTCGGGGAAGCAGCCAGCAAAGGAGTCAGCGGGGGAGCCAACCGGTCAGTCAAGTGAACAGTCAAGCGGTGAGCCAAGTGAACAGCCAACCGGTCAGTCATCTGAACAACCGACCGGTCAGCCATCTGAACAGCCAACCGAACAGGACGCGTCGAATTCTGCCCCCCCCGGGGAGAAGGCCATCCCTTTCAAGTACCCCAAAAATATCGCGTTCACAGACGCAGACTCCCTCAAGTACCTGGTCTCCCTCATCGCAGACATGCATCAGCCATTAAGAATAGCATACCGATACGACAACGGAGGGAAGGACATCAAAGTCATTCACCATGATGACTACAAAACGGTGAAAACAAACCTGTTCGATTATATGGAGAGCGAGCTAATCAATAAAATGATTAACAGGTACCAGTCAGCATGGTATGGAGGGTGGACTCATGTTAATCGACTATTCGACGAACATAAAAAGgacgaaaaattatttagtgaAAAAGGAATCAATGCTATCGATATTTGGGGAGAGCAAATTGTGAATGAGTTTTGCTCCGAGTTTTACCTCAACAGTTatgtaacaaattttatggTTGGGAAGGATAACGAGCTGCATTTTGATACATCCAAGGAGATCGAAATTACGTACGACTTGGAGTTCCATTTGGAGAGACTACTCAAAGTTAATATTTTGAGGGCCGGATCGCGCATAGCCATCGTGCTCAACAGTCTCTTTGCAAATAGGAAATTTTCCAGCCTGAGGAAGAAGTCCGAGTTTGATAGAG TCGAGTACGAGCAGCTGGAAAGGCACAAAACGGCCTCcgtgtataaaaaaaatgccatatTTATCAATTTGGCTATTATCTTTATAGTGTTG GCCGTGATACTCTACttcaactttatttttaacagaaaaaataaaatgtaccTCCCAAGCAAGACGGAAGAAGTCGAGCTGCAGGCTAAGTGCAATTGA
- a CDS encoding hypothetical protein (putative) produces RYLFGKNSTVVKKFKTNFSRKDVQKLLREIPQINYPILYAPLGVVLRLSNIFAFMLSLNVFKLVKNEHRTAMTDITDNICSKIFLLNAINDVVRKIPEEAPQLCKISLFCVTQFCIQFIFSRVTAFLFYAEERDVLRGEGDNGRVQVEKEGQGKIHMDGERDHVAPSAGVTPQEEQERKKPTIATDLNCHKTTKHEEEAGKTQKINMLQHMCVLNQSGLIPIYVYNHLSKKFHFEEKNISLFVNCYVLISGILSKIYVKFFVKKKKDDISSDEMKGICLSSMFSPILKNSYFCFLCISIFFKIFNKANAFYEQSIKQSTIIFNTMLTPSVYVILSNILYEGIRLPSPVSYKDLLFVLQNKYLFFPSLVWAMLHVSNRYGVFKFDKNLQLYFLVQAMTPPNYNLFHLAKNYGGPTSIRKTLSVSYPLYLVALYFYALALFSYFRN; encoded by the exons AGATACCTATTTGGTAAAAACAGTACAGTTGTAAAGAAattcaaaacaaattttagcAGAAAAGATGTCCAAAAATTGCTGAGAGAAATTCCACAGATAAattaccccattttgtatgcCCCACTAGGAGTGGTACTTCGTCTGAGCAACATTTTCGCATTCATGTTATCTCTAAACGTGTTCAAGTTGGTAAAGAATGAACATAGGACTGCTATGACTGACATCACTGATAATATATGCTCGAAGATATTTTTGCTAAATGCGATAAATGACGTGGTTAGAAAAATACCTGAGGAAGCTCCTCAGTTGTGtaaaatttcccttttttgcgtgaCCCAATTTTGTAtacagtttattttttcccgaGTAACTGCTTTTCTGTTTTACGCGGAGGAGAGGGATGTCTTAAGGGGTGAGGGTGATAACGGACGAGTGCAGGTGGAAAAAGAAGGTCAGGGGAAGATCCACATGGACGGGGAAAGGGACCACGTTGCTCCATCCGCAGGGGTCACTCCACAAGAAGAACAGGAGAGAAAGAAGCCCACAATAGCTACTGACCTGAATTGCCACAAAACAACCAAGcatgaggaagaagcaggaaagacacaaaaaattaacatgcTACAGCACATGTGCGTGCTTAACCAGTCCGGACTGATACcaatatatgtgtacaacCACCTGTCGAAAAagttccattttgaagagaaaaatatctcCCTGTTTGTTAACTGTTATGTGCTAATTAGCGGAATTTTATCgaaaatttatgtaaaattttttgtaaaaaaaaaaaaagacgacaTATCAAGCGATGAGATGAAGGGCATCTGTCTATCATCCATGTTCAgtcccattttgaagaattcctatttttgcttcctttgcatttcgatttttttcaaaatttttaacaaagcTAATGCATTTTATGAGCAATCCATCAAACAGTCAACCATTATATTCAACACCATGCTGACTCCATCTGTGTATGTAATCCTGTCGAATATTTTGTATGAAGGAATTAGATTACCTTCTCCTGTATCTTATAAAGACCTTTTATTCGtgttgcaaaataaatatcttttttttccttccctcgTTTGGGCCATGCTGCACGTGAGCAATCGCTACGGTGTTTTTAAG TTTGACAAAAACTTACAGCTCTACTTCCTCGTCCAAGCCATGACCCCCCCAAACTACAACCTCTTCCATTTGGCG aaaaattatggagGACCAACTAGCATTAGGAAAACCCTGAGCGTGTCTTACCCCCTGTATCTCGTAGCCTTATACTTTTATGCCTTAGCCCTGTTTAGTTATTTTCGGAATTGA
- a CDS encoding hypothetical protein (putative), producing the protein MTSEKKNAINCRRLHRANMIFATISNDNNYICIITYYENDYNLELFSANNQMQKIFRKTIPDSINKVYINHCNKYICVTSQNGSIYILDMKGNLVYKNEEMHCLYWRKRGSQKGGVPAKNDYSKRKRKKETSCTRTDNEHQVKDNTPSENTTKRFKCDKMAKKENSVVPLLNNNVKKTNSGKLTGAKNHLTWSGKNGDIKSRKQSLSSNFIMRSEKNKKGPVLSGNVLKSGTTARRYRSVGNEKEGKNQPNGRVSIRQASHCNMNKQSKEITGCGINRPKKQREKSDTHTDSNNQANGDEMEEKYSDVSIKSNSPIFGNYDFCLKKEMSDYFSCIPSTKRIAKYGEVNELNSNVQYEKMPLEIVDIFWINVEKDNRNKSTENNGYHYLFSYFDNVHIIHSLDVGFNIICSMNLKIIFYKCNILNHFYKNINSYFQLKNKIVQAFKKEFIKKCKAQNKYACVHFVKSQKHNCHRAKMNNLNTSMSRVNNLRLGLNVHSWGGTEFFSFPHHLDVKESIIKRIFNDLVIDIKQSYISNEQHYVLVNYYVHVKRKYLRFSSLELRRWRRPSEADIEAGIEAGIEAGIEAGIEADVEAGIEADVEAGVEAGVEAASLTSIVPPSEEASLTSIVPPSEEASLSSTISTSEAGSQAKRDSKPQRRRNKFNLKKIIMNKEKANQLTLPSHKYKMCLLGMQKFGDVEKEFKSVEKIVLYLLHSSNILQSIFHIYKQMSTMYSKFNEYKKMHKIYRSIVELNSHFKKFYYKDRTMVYFSKYIKNRRENFDENLYNLFFKENEKRDFARYYDVIKKMISDNTICCSCSKEKFLSGQVTVSEQGKVLHQEKNLDRGEDPPLHEGATNGAIPWINSGGEAAMGNQFDAASGEFSEDCLKAHFGGTRRAAKKEDPFEENIKRGVLNSYEGGPTIGCVSGATRCDSGAAPCVSGTTRYASDMNGRLSSASGTLPPTGHRSKVIKKESKDVSKGPKSTTNCLQKMDTKKGTTARGQISNMKDSRGADGVELRGKGKSISHRSLCGTPLCRSSSAKCYYNRVDGKHEKDDSHGTAASLRRGAVKNRVSNGFLRKGSGIAHRQGVANRLEAIVFAGGKRSCGGAPRGGSARPGRSAQRGACTHRPAKGEAAEEKKGDDGGDDDDNGDDDDDDHGDGDDDDNGDGDGDGDDLPLSEGELEEQFRRSRKFIVPRGQNICTSCELLVQKKTMHNFEKFELNYVIPKKKLSDEEIYTSLIKDIYLMYSEQKCPINLLLLLQEFSEKELQKCMNNFQVILNYYEKVFLENVNEHLINLHRIICICKSLSDNIHVMLKTYHLDRIKKLQEMIILCVRKFQKYYNLQTHLNIFHFLIELLLFISKNIYFEKFPHLRKHFRITEMSM; encoded by the exons ATGACgagcgaaaagaaaaatgcaatcAATTGCAGGCGGCTGCACAGAGCCAACATGATTTTTGCCACCATAAGTAACGACAACAATTACATATGCATCATCACGTATTACGAAAATGATTATAACTTAGAGCTGTTCAGCGCGAACAACcaaatgcagaaaatattTCGAAAGACCATTCCAGACAGCATAAACAAAGTTTACATAAATCATTGCAATAAGTATATTTGCGTGACGAGTCAAAATGGCAGCATATACATCCTCGACATGAAGGGGAACCttgtgtacaaaaatgaggagatgCATTGCTTGTACTGGAGAAAGAGAGGttcccaaaaggggggtgtCCCCGCAAAAAATG ACTACTCCAAaagaaaacgcaaaaaagaGACCAGCTGTACCCGCACCGATAACGAACATCAAGTGAAAGACAACACCCCAAGTGAAAATACCACAAAGCGATTTAAATGTGACAAAATggcgaagaaggaaaattcaGTTGTACCCCTTCTTaacaataatgtaaaaaaaacgaatagcGGAAAATTAACGGGTGCAAAAAATCACCTGACCTGGTcaggcaaaaatggagacatAAAAAGTAGAAAGCAGTCGCTCAGCAGCAACTTTATTAtgagaagcgaaaaaaacaaaaaggggcctGTCCTGAGTGGGAATGTATTAAAGAGCGGCACAACAGCGAGGAGGTACAGATCTGtaggaaacgaaaaagaggggaaaaatcaACCCAACGGAAGGGTTTCCATCAGGCAAGCCAGTCATTGCAACATGAATAAACAGTCCAAGGAGATAACCGGATGTGGAATAAATAGGCCCAAAAAgcagagagaaaaaagcgaCACACACACAGACAGTAATAACCAGGCAAATGGTGACgagatggaagaaaaatactCCGATGTGAGCATTAAATCCAATTCGCCCATCTTCGGAAATTACgatttttgcttaaaaaaagagatgaGTGATTACTTCTCCTGCATCCCCTCGACGAAGCGGATTGCAAAATATGGAGAAGTGAACGAATTAAATTCCAACGTACAGTACGAAAAAATGCCGCTCGAAATTGTAGACATATTCTGGATTAACGTAGAAAAAGATAACAGAAATAAATCTACAGAAAATAATGGCTATCACTACCTTTTCAGTTACTTTGACAACGTGCATATTATTCATAGCCTGGACGTAGGGTTTAACATTATATGCTccatgaatttaaaaattatattttacaagTGCAACATTTtaaaccatttttataaaaatattaattcgTACTTTCagcttaaaaataaaattgttcaggcatttaaaaaggaatttataaaaaaatgtaaagcgCAAAATAAGTacgcatgtgtgcattttgtcAAATCGCAAAAACATAATTGCCATCGAGCCAAAATGAATAACTTGAACACGTCAATGAGCAGGGTTAACAATCTCCGTCTTGGTCTGAATGTACACAGTTGGGGTGGGActgagtttttttcctttcctcacCATTTAGACGTAAAAGAAAGTATCATTAAAAGGATCTTCAACGACCTCGTTATTGACATCAAGCAATCTTACATTTCGAATGAGCAGCACTACGTTTTAGTGAACTACTACGTACATGTGAAGCGGAAGTACTTGCGCTTCTCCAGCTTGGAGCTCCGCCGCTGGAGGCGACCCAGCGAAGCGGACATCGAAGCGGGAATCGAAGCGGGAATCGAAGCGGGCATCGAAGCGGGCATCGAAGCGGACGTCGAAGCGGGCATCGAAGCGGACGTCGAAGCGGGCGTCGAAGCGGGCGTCGAAGCGGCCAGTCTGACATCCATCGTACCGCCCAGCGAAGAGGCCAGCCTGACGTCCATCGTACCGCCCAGCGAAGAGGCCAGCCTGTCGTCCACCATATCGACCAGCGAAGCGGGCAGTCAAGCCAAAAGGGACAGCAAACCCCAAAGAAGACGCAACAAATTCAacctaaaaaaaatcatcatgaataaagaaaaggcaaaccAACTTACACTGCCATCGCACAAGTACAAAATGTGCCTTCTGGGGATGCAAAAATTTGGAGACGTGGAAAAAGAATTCAAAtcagtggaaaaaatagtCCTCTACCTTTTACACTCCTCCAACATCCTGCAGAGTATCTTTCACATATATAAGCAAATGTCCACAATGTACTCAAAATTTAatgagtacaaaaaaatgcataaaatttACCGAAGCATTGTCGAATTAAATAGTCACtttaagaaattttattacaAAGATCGGACCATGGTTTATTTCtccaaatatattaaaaatcggagagaaaattttgacgaaaatttgtacaacttattttttaaggaaaacgaaaaaagagaCTTCGCTCGCTACTACgatgtgataaaaaagatGATAAGTGACAACACGATCTGCTGCTCATGCTCGAAGGAGAAGTTTCTTAGCGGGCAGGTGACTGTTTCCGAGCAGGGGAAGGTGCTCCATCAGGAGAAGAATCTAGATCGGGGGGAGGACCCTCCTCTACACGAAGGAGCTACAAATGGAGCGATCCCATGGATAAACagtgggggggaggcggcTATGGGAAATCAATTCGATGCGGCAAGTGGGGAATTCTCAGAGGACTGTTTGAAGGCCCATTTTGGAGGCACACGGCGCGCcgccaaaaaggaagacccGTTTGAGGAGAACATAAAGAGGGGGGTCCTGAACAGCTACGAAGGGGGACCCACGATAGGGTGTGTTAGCGGCGCGACTAGATGTGATAGCGGCGCGGCTCCATGTGTTAGCGGCACAACTCGATATGCCAGCGACATGAATGGGCGCTTGAGCAGCGCAAGTGGGACGCTTCCCCCCACGGGGCATCGAAGCAAGGTAATCAAAAAAGAATCCAAAGATGTCTCGAAAGGGCCGAAGAGCACAACCAATTgtctgcaaaaaatggacacaaaaaaaggaaccactGCAAGAGGTCAGATAAGTAATATGAAGGACAGCCGAGGCGCCGACGGTGTGGAGCTtagggggaaggggaaaagcaTCAGTCATAGAAGCCTGTGTGGCACGCCCCTTTGCCGAAGTAGCAGCGCGAAATGTTATTACAACCGTGTGGATGGAAAGCATGAAAAGGATGATAGTCATGGAACAGCCGCTTCCCTTCGAAGGGGAGCGGTAAAGAACAGGGTCAGCAATGGCTTCCTTAGGAAAGGTAGCGGAATTGCGCATAGGCAAGGGGTAGCGAACAGACTGGAGGCAATCGTCTTTGCAGGGGGGAAACGCAGTTGTGGGGGTGCGCCGAGAGGCGGCAGTGCACGTCCCGGTAGAAGCGCACAACGAGGGGCATGCACACATCGGCccgcaaagggggaagcagcggaggagaagaagggtgACGATGGCGGTGACGATGACGATAACGGTGATGACGACGACGACGATCACGGTGATGGCGACGACGACGATAACGGTGATGGCGACGGCGACGGCGACGACCTGCCCCTGTCGGAAGGCGAACTGGAGGAGCAGTTCCGCAGGAGCCGAAAATTCATCGTCCCCCGAGGGCAGAACATATGCACGAGCTGCGAACTCCTGGTACAGAAAAAGACAatgcacaattttgaaaagttCGAACTGAACTATGTcatcccaaaaaaaaaattaagtgacGAAGAAATTTACACCTCCTTGATCAAAGATATCTATCTCATGTACAGCGAACAAAAATGCCCAATTAATCTCCTGCTACTTCTACAAGAGTTTAGCGAAAAGGAACTCCAAAAATGCATGAACAACTTCCAAGTGATCCTAAACTACTACGAAAAGGTTTTCCTCGAAAATGTAAACGagcatttaataaatttgcaCAGAATAATATGTATTTGTAAATCCTTAAGTGATAACATACACGTTATGCTGAAGACGTACCATCTCGatcgaattaaaaaattacaagaaATGATCATTCTTTGTGTTCGTAAGTTTCAAAAGTATTACAATTTGCAAACACATTTAAAtatcttccatttcttaATCGAGTTGTTACTGTTcatttcgaaaaatatttattttgaaaaatttccgCATTTAAGGAAGCATTTTCGAATTACAGAAATGTCGAtgtag
- a CDS encoding hypothetical protein (putative), whose amino-acid sequence IYFLILLIFFYAYLSYLLYQLLIRNRKVSPVASANLTGEKTRNFLFVFLFFCHISRIISLTILTYLDIRYYVIDYNTLLLFPNFYFYLIILKAIPTYFFLSSFTIIILFWSQVYYASILVSAPHLQSLYIFLNGFVYAVNIILASLSYFTQAFYNYIYYNYILESIIDYIIAIAFLYYGVKVTKKLEEKSKGISKSNSIINRILSLAIIMFVILALKGLYSFWCFVKDANFYNSYFDLPTCDAISYFISECIPSLLIIYTFQSNKDKSSMNFEHTTPLCSDTFDPYDLKFKKKKTKKKTNV is encoded by the exons ATTTATTTCCTAATcctgttaatttttttctatgcctACTTGAGTTACCTGCTATACCAACTTCTAATAAGAAACAGAAAGGTTTCGCCAGTGGCCTCCGCCAATTTGACGGGGGAGAAGACTAGgaattttttgttcgtttttttgtttttctgtcACATAA GCAGAATAATATCCCTTACAATTTTGACCTACCTGGACATACGCTATTACGTGATTGACTACAACACGCTGCTGTtatttcccaatttttatttctacttAATCATATTGAAAGCCATTCCcacgtacttttttttgtcatctttCACGATTATAATACTTTTTTGGTCCCAAGTTTACTACGCGTCTATATTAGTGTCCGCTCCGCACTTACA ATCGCTGTACATTTTCCTAAATGGCTTTGTGTACGCAGTAAacatcattttggctagcttgaGCTATTTCACCCAGGCGTTCTACAACTACATTTATTACAACTACATCCTGGAGTCCATAATAGATTACATAATAGCCATAGCATTCCTGTACTATGGAGTTAAG GTGACCAAGAAgctggaagaaaaaagcaaaggaatTTCAAAAAGCAACAGTATCATAAATAGG ATACTGTCTTTGGCTATTATTATGTTTGTTATTTTGGCCCTGAAGGGATTATACTCCTTTTGGTGTTTCGTCAAGGATGCGAACTTTTACAACTCCTACTTCGATTTGCCCACTTGCGACGCGATA TCTTATTTCATCTCAGAATGCATCCCGTCGCTCCTCATCATTTACACCTTTCAATCCAATAAGGACAAAAGC TCGATGAACTTTGAGCACACCACTCCTCTGTGTTCAGACACATTCGACCCGTATGATTTaaaattcaaaaagaaaaagacaaagaagaaaacgaatgTGTAG